The following coding sequences are from one Triticum dicoccoides isolate Atlit2015 ecotype Zavitan chromosome 4A, WEW_v2.0, whole genome shotgun sequence window:
- the LOC119286783 gene encoding uncharacterized protein LOC119286783: MKELRAALVAYSVRNRVKINKGRNEATRLNASCSAGCPWLLKASKDNRTGSIVIKRYNCNHTCQKSWDAKCLSVKFLTGKFIEEFRDNQKMDLVTFGNKVQREFKVRPHKVKLGRARRAALDLIHGDEAAQYQQLWNYGKELRRSNPGSTFLVSTTLVKENENEDPKDHLSSLYWSYDACKRGFLNGCRPIIFIDGCHLESRYKGQLLTAVGIDPNDCIYPIAMGMVEVESKFSWEWFLTTLKHDLNIVNTSPFTIMSDKQKGLINAVGKVFPDSEHRFCVRHLYQNFHMHFKGETLKNHLWAIARSTNITKWMLNREAMREDCPSAVAWLENKPENQWVKAFFSDFPKCDILLNNMSEVYNSYILEAREFPVISMMECIKGKITARHESKQREARNKWTGKICPKIKKKLEKEIELSASCFPSHSGLGVYSVISRNFTYLVDIPARTCDCKRWQLSGIPCSHSIACFREERIDPEEMVHKCYTIETYLLAYGHNIMPMRDRAHWEQVNGIVVHPPIYKKKMGRPPKNRKRTPEEKLQKDGSIALNKKGVSMHCSICGKADHNKKGHQKFMERESEREANEMEEEIEDPSILNDIRTHMEDTRLDPMHVPFSMVHIMRQEERIHVSNVKPPGPLPDISRFVADARDSIPERRTITTATTRGRNRGKGKGRPLDDEETIGATSRGKNKRQKAGTSTYPGDGSNRARGPNNATRGGSIAARGGRSGGARRGANATIGGGNATIGGANAVGRGGTNATRGGRSGAGRGEANAARGGGNAAGRGGGADGSGGTVGGRGWCYLLLGEDGERRDASVPDLNQSLTSMLEKRSL; this comes from the exons ATGAAAGAGCTTAGAGCTGCTTTGGTTGCATACAGTGTGAGAAACAGGGTTAAGATTAACAAAGGAAGAAATGAAGCAACGAGGTTGAATGCATCTTGCTCTGCTGGATGCCCCTGGCTTTTGAAGGCGTCTAAGGACAACAGAACAGGAAGCATTGTAATTAAGAGATACAATTGCAATCACACATGTCAGAAATCTTGGGATGCAAAGTGTTTGTCAGTTAAATTTCTTACCGGTAAGTTCATTGAGGAGTTCAGAGACAACCAAAAGATGGACTTGGTGACCTTTGGTAACAAAGTTCAGAGAGAATTCAAGGTCAGACCTCATAAAGTCAAATTAGGAAGGGCAAGGAGAGCTGCACTTGATTTGATACATGGAGATGAAGCAGCTCAGTATCAACAGCTATGGAATTATGGTAAAGAGCTGAGGAGGAGCAATCCTGGCAGTACCTTCCTTGTTAGCACAACTCTTGTTAAGGAGAATGAAAATGAGGACCCAAAGGATCATTTGTCATCGTTGTATTGGTCATATGATGCTTGCAAGAGAGGTTTCTTAAATGGATGTAGGCCCATCATTTTTATCGATGGATGCCACTTGGAAAGTAGGTACAAAGGCCAGTTACTTACTGCTGTTGGCATAGACCCAAATGACTGCATTTATCCCATTGCAATGGGAATGGTTGAAGTAGAATCAAAATTCTCCTGGGAGTGGTTTCTCACTACATTAAAGCATGACTTGAACATAGTGAACACCTCCCCATTCACTATAATGAGTGACAAACAAAAG GGCTTAATAAATGCAGTTGGAAAGGTGTTTCCAGACTCAGAGCACAGATTTTGTGTTAGACATTTATATCAAAACTTTCATATGCATTTCAAAGGAGAGACATTGAAAAACCATTTGTGGGCAATTGCAAGATCAACAAATATCACAAAGTGGATGTTGAACAGAGAAGCAATGAGAGAGGATTGCCCTAGTGCTGTTGCTTGGTTGGAGAATAAACCTGAAAACCAATGGGTGAAAGCATTTTTCAGTGATTTCCCCAAATGTGACATCCTATTGAACAATATGTCAGAAGTGTACAATAG CTACATATTGGAAGCAAGGGAGTTCCCTGTGATTTCAATGATGGAATGTATAAAGGGTAAGATTACTGCTAGACATGAGAGCAAGCAGAGAGAGGCAAGAAACAAATGGACTGGTAAGATATGCCCAAAGATCAAGAAGAAATTAGAGAAGGAGATAGAACTGTCTGCAAGTTGTTTTCCTAGTCACTCTGGTTTGGGAGTATATTCTGTGATATCAAGAAACTTTACATACCTTGTGGATATTCCAGCAAGGACATGTGATTGCAAAAGATGGCAACTTAGTGGCATTCCTTGCAGCCACTCTATTGCGTGCTTTAGGGAAGAGAGGATAGATCCAGAAGAAATGGTTCACAAGTGCTACACAATAGAGACATACCTGCTAGCATATGGGCACAATATAATGCCTATGAGAGATAGGGCTCACTGGGAGCAAGTTAATGGAATTGTCGTTCATCCACCGATTTACAAGAAAAAGATGGGAAGGCCACCAAAGAACAGGAAAAGAACACCTGAAGAAAAGCTTCAGAAGGATGGCAGCATTGCACTGAACAAGAAAGGTGTGAGCATGCATTGTTCAATTTGTGGAAAAGCAGATCACAACAAGAAGGGCCATCAGAAATTCATggagagggagagtgagagggaAGCAAATGAGATGGAAGAAGAAATAGAAGATCCTTCCATTTTAAAT GACATCAGGACACACATGGAGGACACAAGGCTAGATCCTATGCATGTGCCTTTCAGCATGGTACATATAATGAGGCAAGAG GAGAGAATCCATGTTTCAAATGTCAAACCACCTGGTCCTTTGCCAGATATATCTAGATTTGTTGCTGATGCCAGGGACTCCATTCCTGAGAGAAGAACAATTACTACTGCTACAACCAGAGGAAGGAATAGGGGAAAAGGCAAAGGGAGGCCACTAGATGATGAAGAAACCATTGGTGCTACAAGCAGAGGAAAAAACAAGAGACAGAAAGCAGGTACTAGCACATACCCAGGTGATGGAAGCAATCGTGCAAGAGGGCCCAACAATGCAACAAGAGGAGGTTCAATAGCTGCAAGAGGTGGCCGGAGTGGTGGTGCAAGAAGGGGAGCAAATGCTACAATAGGTGGAGGAAATGCAACAATAGGAGGagcaaatgctgttggaagagggggaACAAATGCTACAAGAGGTGGACGAAGTGGTGCTGGAAGAGGGGAAGCTAATGCTGCACGAGGTGGAGGAAATGCTGCTGGAAGAGGAGGTGGTGCTGATGGAAGTGGTGGAACAGTTGGTGGAAGGGGCTGGTGCTATCTTTTGCTTGGAGAAGATGgagaaaggagagatgcatctgtTCCAGACCTAAATCAATCCCTGACCTCAATGCTCGAGAAGAGATCATTGTGA